The genome window TATACTTTGGCTGGCCTCGCCTCGAAGGCTGGTGCCATCCCTTTGCGGCTGGGCATTGTCAAAGATAACCATGAGGCGCTCACGGCGGCTGCCCAGAGAGGCATGAGGGAGGCCGATATAGTGGTTATATCGGCCGGCAGCTCTGTAAGCACCCGAGACATGACCGCCGACGTCATAAACTCCCTGGGCCCGCCTGGTATCATGGTTCACGGCGTCTCTCTCAAACCCGGCAAACCTACCATCCTGGCCGTTGTCAATGGCAAGCCCTTCTTCGGCTTGCCGGGCAACCCCGGCTCAGCTATGATAACCTTCGAGCTATTTGTTACTCCGTGCATCTACAAGATGAGCGGGTGCAAGCAGCCACCAAGACGGTTTCTCACGGCGAAGCTCACCAGGAACACCCCCTCGGCACCAGGGAGAGAGGACTATGTTCCCGTCAAGCTGGAAGAGAAAGAAGGCCAGCTTTACGCGGAGCCAGTCTTTGGCAAGTCCAATGTCCTCTTCAACCTGATAAGGGCAGATGGACTAGCTCAGGTGCCTCTCGATAGAGCCGGGCTGGCAGCCGGTGAGACAGTGCTGGTAATTCTGCTCTGAGGATGGAAACGAAGTGAAAGAGCAAAGGCGTATCTACCTGGAAGATATCCCCCTGGACCAGGCTCTAACCAAGTTCTATGCCACCCTGGAGGAGTCAGGAAGCCTCAGCCCCACGCCCAGTGAGCAGGTGCCTCTAGAAGAAGCGCTGGGCCGGGTGACCGCCGCACCTATCTGGGCCAGAATCTCCTCTCCCTACTATCATGCCGCCGCCATGGATGGGGCGGCTATCAGGGCCGAGGATAGCCACGGCGCTTCAGAGACATCGCCCGTCCGGCTCAGGATTGGTGAGCAAGCCCAGTGGGTAGACACCGGAAAACCCTTACCTCCCGGCTGCAACGCCGTAGTTATGATAGAGCACATCCATCCTGTCGAAGAAGGGGTGATAGAGATCCTGTCACCGGTGGCCCCCTGGCAGCATGTTCGCCTCATGGGAGAGGACATCGTCACCTCAGAACTGCTGCTACCGCAGGGTCACACTTTGAGGGGCAGGGACTTGAGCGCCGTAGCCCAAGCCGGTCTAGCCAAGGTTGCGGTCAGTCGCAGGCCAAAAGTAGCCATTATCCCCACCGGTTCAGAGTTGGTGCCGCCGGGGGCAAGTCTGAAGCCGGGGAATATCGTTGAGTCCAATTCGCTCATGCTGGCTGGGCTGGTGAGGGAGTGGGGGGGAGCGGCCACCCGGTTCCCCATTGTCCCCGATGAGTACGATCAGCTAAAGACTGCGCTTCAGCAGGCACTGGCTGACCACGACATCGTGGTGACCAATGCCGGCGCTTCGGCAGGCAGACGGGACTACATCGCTTCGCTCCTGGCAGACCTGGGGAAGGCGGTGGTTCATGGGGTCGCTATTCGCCCCGGTCACCCGGTAGTCCTGGGCACAGTGGCGGGGAAGCCCGTCATCGGCACCCCTGGCTATCCGGTGTCGGCCGCACTCACCATGGAGCTGTTTGTGAGACCCCTCATTTACAGGCTTTTGGGCATCGCTCCTCCCGAGCGTCCCAAGGTTCAGGCGGTGATGACGCGCAAGGTATTTTCCCCTATGGGTGAGGACGAATTCCTTAGGGTGAAAGTAGGCAAGATAGGAGACAGGCTGGTAGCTACGCCTCTTCAGAGAGGCGCTGGAACCACTATGTCGCTGGTTTGTGCTGATGGTTTGGTACGCATCGCGCGCGGCTCCGAGGGAATTCACGAAGGGCAGAAGGTGTGTGTTGAGCTTCTGACCAGTCTGGAGGAGATAGAGAATGCCATCGTGGCCGTTGGCAGCCATGATCTGACACTGGATGTGCTGGCTAACCACCTGCATCGCCAGTACCCGCAAAAGACCCT of Chloroflexota bacterium contains these proteins:
- a CDS encoding molybdopterin biosynthesis protein, yielding MKEQRRIYLEDIPLDQALTKFYATLEESGSLSPTPSEQVPLEEALGRVTAAPIWARISSPYYHAAAMDGAAIRAEDSHGASETSPVRLRIGEQAQWVDTGKPLPPGCNAVVMIEHIHPVEEGVIEILSPVAPWQHVRLMGEDIVTSELLLPQGHTLRGRDLSAVAQAGLAKVAVSRRPKVAIIPTGSELVPPGASLKPGNIVESNSLMLAGLVREWGGAATRFPIVPDEYDQLKTALQQALADHDIVVTNAGASAGRRDYIASLLADLGKAVVHGVAIRPGHPVVLGTVAGKPVIGTPGYPVSAALTMELFVRPLIYRLLGIAPPERPKVQAVMTRKVFSPMGEDEFLRVKVGKIGDRLVATPLQRGAGTTMSLVCADGLVRIARGSEGIHEGQKVCVELLTSLEEIENAIVAVGSHDLTLDVLANHLHRQYPQKTLSSSNVGSLGGLLALKRGEAHLAGSHLLDEESGGYNLPYVKRLLGDQAVVVVNLVYRQQGLIVAKGNPKGISGLTDLLRRDVSFVNRQRGAGTRVLLDFKLKELGLDPAKITGYERIEVTHLAVAFAVAAGTADVGLGIMAAARALDLDFLPLLKERYDLVIPRSYYESALLEPLLATLQQPSFRAEVESLGGYDTSNMGQVIAKLDKGRNK